A single genomic interval of Spinacia oleracea cultivar Varoflay chromosome 6, BTI_SOV_V1, whole genome shotgun sequence harbors:
- the LOC110797835 gene encoding CEN-like protein 2: MAKLDPLVIGRVVGDVIDNFNPSVRMCITFNNKQVYNGHELFPSSVTVKPRVQVFDGDLKSFFTLVMTDPDVPGPSDPYLKEHLHWIVTDIPGTTDATFGKEIVSYELPRPNIGIHRFAFILFKQKRRASVVAPGGRDRFCTKLFAEQNQLGLPVAAVYFNCQRETAARRR, from the exons ATGGCAAAATTGGACCCTCTCGTCATTGGCAGAGTTGTTGGAGATGTGATAGACAATTTTAACCCAAGTGTGAGAATGTGTATCactttcaacaacaaacaagtTTACAATGGTCATGAACTCTTTCCTTCTTCTGTCACCGTTAAACCTAGGGTTCAAGTTTTTGATGGTGACTTGAAATCATTTTTTACCTTG GTCATGACGGATCCAGATGTTCCTGGACCCAGTGATCCTTATCTTAAAGAGCACTTGCACTG GATAGTCACAGATATTCCAGGCACTACAGATGCAACTTTTG GGAAAGAGATAGTTAGCTATGAGTTGCCGAGGCCAAACATAGGCATACACAGGTTTGCATTCATCCTGTTTAAGCAGAAACGCAGGGCCAGTGTGGTGGCACCGGGCGGTCGAGATCGATTCTGCACCAAACTATTTGCTGAACAGAACCAGTTAGGCCTTCCTGTTGCTGCTGTCTATTTCAATTGCCAAAGGGAAACCGCTGCTCGTAGGCGCTAG